The Aspergillus fumigatus Af293 chromosome 7, whole genome shotgun sequence genome includes the window GAGTCGACTGGAAGGAAGCTTCGGGATGGTGTGCGTTGTTGGAGGTGGTCGAGCTCATTGAGACCGAATGGGGAGGGGTGCGGGTTGGGCCTGGGGTAGTTGAAGACGCCCGGGTGGAAGGAACGGAGTTGATGTGAGATTGACGGGAGATGTAGGCCGGCACATCATATGGTGGTGGGTGGGAGTGCAGGCGAGCAGAGCCAGCGGCAGACGTTGACGGCGGGGCCGTGGACGAGGTGGGGGTAGTGGTCGCGGACGTAGACCTGGAGCTTCCGGTCTCCAACTGTGACGACGTATGGTGAGACGAGGTCCGATAAACAGATTCCGATGGATTGATGGAGCCTCCCAGCATCGTGTAGGAGCTATCAATTCGATCCGACCGCGGTTGATTCAGAACGACCGATCCCATGTCAAGCCGAAGAGAAAATAGAGGGCGAGATTGAAAAGAAATCGCGCGCGTAATGGCGAATCCTAGAGCAACAGTGGCGGAACAACAATCAGCCTCAAGAAAGCATTGAGAACAAGCGAAGTGGGGAACATCAGGGCATCGAGTCTCGATCGCAAGACTGGGAGATAGAGGGCTTGATGGGCTAAGGAGCAAAGAGAGGTTGATTACTATTCTATTATGAACAAAAATTCAAGAGACGTTGAGGAGAGCCTGGACCTGGAGACCACAGTTTTACCCACGATTGTTACTGCAAGGTCACAGAGCACGGTAGGCAATGGACCCGACCCAGGCTGGAAAAGGGATCACAGATGATAAAAGGGAGCTGGATGATCCatggtgaagatgaggttccaaggaaaagaaaagatagGACGGAAATCAAactgaagaaaaagagagagacCAGAGACGGATGGAAATCATGGAATGAAGgatggaagaggaaaggaatgGGGCGGAGGATGAACTCAGGAGAGATTCAGTCAAGTCAGTCAGTAGTGGCGAAGGTGATAGACTCCTacaggatgaagatggaggcGTCTTGacaagaacaacaacaacagggAAATCTGAGGGATGGGGGGTTCCACAATCATTAggtgatgatgctgacgatgatgaaCGCTACTAACtaactatctatctatctatgtTGGCGATAAACCAGGAAAAGGTAATGAATGATGATTGTGATTGTGTTGTATGGGATTCAGTCGGTCAACTCCATCAGTACAACTGACTGATATCTACCTAGCCACGGAATTTACCTCTCTACATCCTGTCCTAAGGCTTCAAAACTACTTAATTGTATGCATCATTGTTAAGGAGTTGACCCACAAGTACATCTACCTTTAAGTTGTCTTACCAGAGAAACTCCGTATCCCAGGTAATAATAGTATCATGACTATCATGATGATCCTTATTGGATATTGCTGACTATTTCCTCGTGCTCTGGCGATAAGGCGATGTTCTCCGCTGCGCCAGCGACTACTTTCCATCCCTCAAGAAAATACACTTCTCAACAGAGTTGGCGGCATGCTTTACGTCCATGACCAGAAAGAGACACATACTCAGATACTGCAAGCATCTGGACCGGAATTCAAAACGGCTCCGTACTAGGGGAGAGTTACTAGCTAGCACTAACAACGATACCTACCTGAAGGTCAAGTTTGTCGCCCAATAGGGGCGGGCTCCAACGGACGAATGACAAGACTCTGACGGCGCAGGTGTTGAGGGGATTCGCAATGATTCGGGTTCGCAAAGGGTCCGGCCTAGTACGGAATATGACTGGTTCATCTTCTAAAGTTAGATCCTCCTGTTATGAGCCTTGATCCAGTCCACCGACATACGGAGCATTTACATTGCATGTTAGCGGTTGATTGTTGATGCTGAGTGATTCAGGTCGTTGCTCAAGCTGGAAATGAGCAATCGCATCCCTGGGAAGAACAATGTTCTCCTATTCAAAACATCATTGGTTTCTCTTCTCACCCAGAATCCTTGCGATTATGATACGTATGAAACGCGCTACAGAGTTCCTATTCTTATTATCATCGAACTTGAGGGGCTCGACGACAGGGGGCTCAGATTGTAGGTAGGGTCTTTATTACTATCAGGTCCATTTAAATCCCGCAACCCGTCACTTTCAGATGCACGGCTCATACTCCGCTACACCACGTTGTTTGAATGCGAAGGATCCCTCTATCCTGGTGTTGCCTCTCGACAAGGCAATTGTCCGTCCTTGCGGCCAGAGAGGTGCTGCGACAGGAGATAttgatgcagatgagcaCACTCTAAGTGGTCAACGTCATTCAAAACAAATCATCCCGTATATAATTGCACTCATGATCTGTTGGTTAAGCCGGGTCCAGTGTACTCCGTGTCTGGCAAATACAAATGTCTTTCAGATCCCCTAGACGTCAGCACCACCAATCGAATCACACCTCCGGAGCTGCCATCCCACTTGATCGCCTCCTGCAAGGCGTCACGCACGAATTTgatgccttcttcttccgtcaTGTTCTCCTTCCAGTGAGCATCGCAATAACCGTAGATATAAGTTGATCCTGACCCGCCAATGGCGTAGGGTTGCTTGTGTAGAGACCCGCCCAAAGGTATCGAGTACACCTGACCGCCATGGCGTGGGTCGTATCCTGCGATGATGATACCAGCACTACCGTCAAACCCGGTCAGTAAGTTTCTGCTATTCTATCAGCAAGCTCGGGGGGATTATCAACCTTAGCATATCCTTGTTCTCATAGCACAACTCCTGGAATAGAGCTGCGGCCACCTGGGTGCTGGGAGGCTCATTGTTCACGATGCCGTACATGTTGAGATGATAGGAGACAATGTCTGCAACAGCCTGTGTGTCCGCCGCAGATCCCGATCGACAGCACCAGATGGTATCGTGGACCTGTGTGAGTTTATCGGTGACTCGGTTGGCGATGTAAGCTCCAGTAGTTGTCCGACTATCTGCTCCCAGGATAACACCGTCCTTGAAGTTGATAGCCATACTATATGCAATCAATATACCAGCCAAAATCTGCAATGTGAAATCAGCTCACTCACATCGAGGTACCTAGGCTGTAAGAGCACGGTGGTTAGTAGTTTGTTACTGAGGACTAGTATGAGTAGCAATTCAAAGACGTACTTGACCTCTCCGGTCTTCAAGTGGTTCATGTCAATGTGAATACCATCTAAGGTAGACCATCAGAAATTGCTCTGATCTATTGTCACACGTCGACAGACGCCTGACTTACCTTCCCCAAGCATCCCTGTGACGCCGTGGCCGACCATTGTGTGCGTGTGGTAGCTGGAGACTGACGGGAATTTCTCGCTTGACAAATACGCTGTCTGTCGGAATGAGATGACCAAAGAGGTTGCAAACCGCCCAACAAGCTAGAAAATCGGAAAGGCCGGTTGATGAAGATTGAGGATGGTGGTTGATTGATAGTAGGTAGTCCGATGATGATAGCTCTGACGGAGCTTCCAACAGGCAGAGCGCGTTACGTTGTCAGCTCAAGCTGATTCTGCCGGGCGGTATAATGGATATTTTTTCCTATTGGCCTGGCGGTGGAAAGCGTTCTCCCCGCATACAAAGTACCCAATTCCGAACTCCCCAGCCATCAGCCGTCGAATGCTACCATAATATAACCTGTTTCATACTAAAGCAGATTTGCTAGTCCTCTAGGCAAATCTCATCCGGCTCAGCGCTAATTCCCAAGTTTATGATGACTTATCATTGATTTGATCATTCATCCACATGATAGACTCTCGAAAGACAAACCATATCTTCAGTATTCTCTGTCATTCATTCTGCTGATCTACTAGTCTTCCAGCCGCCGCGATGTCCGAGTCTCCTCCGCCCCCGCCGTCATGGAGCATCGCTGCCATGGCTAACAATGCCGTTCATTTTCTTCGATTACCAGTTTTGGCATCTTCCGGTCTCGCCGTCGTTGCCAGTGGTCTCTTATACTTTAAGCAAAAGTGCG containing:
- the pre3 gene encoding proteasome core particle subunit beta 1, which gives rise to MVGHGVTGMLGEDGIHIDMNHLKTGEVNLGTSIMAINFKDGVILGADSRTTTGAYIANRVTDKLTQVHDTIWCCRSGSAADTQAVADIVSYHLNMYGIVNNEPPSTQVAAALFQELCYENKDMLSAGIIIAGYDPRHGGQVYSIPLGGSLHKQPYAIGGSGSTYIYGYCDAHWKENMTEEEGIKFVRDALQEAIKWDGSSGGVIRLVVLTSRGSERHLYLPDTEYTGPGLTNRS